A window of the Helianthus annuus cultivar XRQ/B chromosome 4, HanXRQr2.0-SUNRISE, whole genome shotgun sequence genome harbors these coding sequences:
- the LOC110932995 gene encoding receptor-like protein EIX2 — MSAPSSYSCFHLFLLVVLALFRLCSSNQNSHHVLCNDVERQALLQFKHGLTDESQRLTSWVAENKDCCTWAGIACDNSTGHVHGIHLPGLDGHCSIDDYYLTIGEKEALKQKLKGEISRSLLDLKQLKHLDLSCNDFGGIQVPKFIGSFQNLRYLNLSRSNFGGSIPPQLGNLSELHVLSLGSFHYEPFETTGMANMKWLSSLGMLHHLDMSGVDLSQATDWLQVINTLASLVQLHLSRCELSNLHMYVPSVNLTSLSVLDLSFNNFNSSVSQWIFSVTSLVSLDLTECYFHGPIPSFRNLTSLELLHVAWNDFMNSSSIFQELSNSNLISLDISYCGISSSVLDSLQNLTNLISLDLSGNQLTKRIPKSLGNFCNVREIDLSVNNIGNISLTYFLESFFECKSPALESLSLSENYITGIIPHCIGNLSFLRTLRLDENQISGPIPYSIGRLSSLERLNVRYNQLNGSFPNWIGQLSSLEELSIGFNRLDGCLPDSLGQLSKLTYLVFSHNLLTGVVTEAHFIKLVSLKYLKGSANKLILRLQVANWIPPFQLGTLFLRNWVLGPQFPLWLQSQKDLEKLDINNTCISSPMPESFLRLFSRLRYLNMSNNHIQGPLTFSGIPATLEFIDISSNGFWGSLHPFLCSSGVTSMIVLNLGNNNLSGDIPECWEKWSWLEFLNLENNSLSGEIPRTLGSLRNLHHLNMHGNKISGRLHSSLMNLTELDVLQLGRNELNGSIPTWIGTKLTLLRILNLRSNRFDGNIPHELCHSIHIQILDLAHNNLSGNIPRCFNNFSILSGIESKLGDDFAYIGTLAEVSIPSDTLVMKGREDTYSSILPLMMLIDLSSNNLTGYIPSELMSLLELTSLNLSRNQLNGSIPEKIGNMKELISLDLSVNKLSGELPMSLSSLHFLSSFNVSFNNLTGRIPIGTQLQSFGVSSFFGNKLCGAPLNEANGCEPVEAAAHTTGEKKEDDGADWGLIISIVVGFVSGFWMIMGPLIVRRSWRIAYFGFLSKLRI; from the exons ATGAGTGCTCCATCTTCATATTCTTGTTTTCACTTGTTCTTACTTGTTGTTTTGGCCTTGTTTCGTTTATGCTCATCTAATCAAAACTCTCATCATGTATTATGCAATGATGTTGAGAGACAAGCACTTCTCCAGTTCAAGCATGGCCTCACTGATGAATCACAACGACTCACTTCGTGGGTTGCTGAGAACAAGGACTGTTGTACATGGGCTGGGATAGCTTGTGATAATTCGACAGGTCATGTTCACGGTATTCATCTTCCTGGACTTGATGGTCATTGTAGTATCGATGATTATTATCTCACGATAGGAGAAAAAGAAGCCTTGAAGCAGAAATTGAAAGGGGAAATAagtcgatctttgttggatctaaaGCAACTCAAGCATCTAGACTTGAGTTGCAATGATTTTGGAGGCATCCAAGTTCCTAAATTCATTGGTTCTTTTCAAAACCTAAGGTACCTTAACCTTTCACGTTCCAATTTTGGCGGAAGTATCCCTCCACAACTAGGGAATCTCTCAGAATTACATGTTCTATCTCTTGGAAGTTTTCATTATGAACCATTTGAAACAACGGGCATGGCGAATATGAAGTGGTTGTCAAGTCTTGGTATGTTGCATCACCTCGATATGAGTGGCGTGGACCTTAGCCAAGCAACCGATTGGCTTCAGGTGATTAACACCCTTGCTTCTTTGGTCCAGCTACATTTGTCTCGATGTGAACTCTCAAATCTACACATGTATGTTCCTAGTGTCAATCTCACATCCCTTTCTGTTCTCGATCTTTCTTTCAATAATTTTAACAGTTCAGTATCCCAATGGATATTCAGTGTAACTAGTCTAGTTTCATTGGATTTAACTGAGTGTTATTTTCATGGTCCTATTCCTAGCTTCCGCAATTTGACTTCTCTTGAGTTGCTTCATGTTGCCTGGAATGATTTCATGAATTCTTCCTCAATATTTCAAGAGTTGTCCAATAGTAATCTCATCTCGTTAGATATTAGTTATTGTGGCATTTCAAGTTCAGTTCTAGATTCCCTTCAAAATCTAACAAATCTTATTAGCCTCGACTTGTCTGGAAATCAACTCACTAAGAGAATACCTAAATCATTGGGTAACTTTTGTAATGTGAGAGAGATTGATTTGTCTGTTAACAATATTGGTAATATTAGTTTAACATATTTTCTTGAAAGTTTTTTCGAGTGCAAATCACCTGCCTTGGAGTCATTATCCTTGTCTGAGAACTATATAACTGGTATAATTCCTCATTGCATAGGAAACTTGTCATTTCTCAGAACATTAAGACTTGATGAAAATCAAATTTCTGGTCCCATTCCATACTCAATTGGACGATTATCATCATTGGAACGGTTGAATGTTAGGTATAACCAATTAAATGGAAGCTTTCCCAACTGGATTGGACAATTATCATCGTTGGAGGAGTTAAGTATTGGGTTTAACCGACTGGATGGCTGCCTTCCTGATAGCCTTGGACAACTTTCAAAGTTGACTTATTTAGTATTTTCTCATAATTTGCTTACAGGTGTTGTGACAGAAGCTCACTTTATCAAACTAGTGAGCTTAAAGTATCTAAAAGGATCAGCTAACAAATTAATCTTAAGGCTGCAAGTTGCAAACTGGATTCCCCCTTTCCAGTTGGGAACCTTGTTTTTGAGAAATTGGGTTTTAGGGCCTCAATTTCCGTTGTGGTTGCAATCACAGAAGGATTTAGAGAAATTAGACATAAACAACACATGCATTTCATCACCCATGCCTGAATCATTTTTGAGATTATTCTCCAGGTTAAGGTATTTGAATATGTCAAATAATCATATCCAAGGACCATTAACGTTCTCTGGTATCCCTGCCACACTTGAATTTATTGACATTAGCTCGAATGGGTTTTGGGGATCGTTGCATCCTTTCTTGTGTTCCAGTGGTGTGACAAGTATGATAGTTCTTAATTTGGGAAATAATAATTTGTCGGGTGATATTCCAGAGTGCTGGGAGAAATGGTCGTGGTTGGAATTCTTAAATTTGGAGAATAACAGTTTGTCTGGTGAGATTCCAAGAACATTGGGTTCTTTACGTAATTTACACCATCTAAACATGCATGGAAACAAGATCTCCGGAAGATTACATTCTTCTCTAATGAACTTAACAGAACTAGATGTTCTTCAACTTGGAAGGAATGAACTTAATGGAAGCATTCCAACATGGATTGGAACAAAACTTACTCTTTTAAGAATTCTTAACCTTAGATCAAACCGTTTTGACGGAAATATTCCTCATGAGCTTTGTCATAGTATACATATTCAAATCTTAGATCTTGCTCATAACAACCTATCTGGAAATATTCCGAGATGCTTCAACAACTTTAGTATCCTTTCCGGCATTGAAAGCAAGTTAGGAGATGACTTTGCTTACATCGGTACTCTAGCTGAAGTATCTATTCCCAGTGATACATTAGTGATGAAAGGACGAGAGGATACATATAGCAGTATTCTTCCATTAATGATGTTGATAGACCTTTCGAGTAACAATCTCACCGGATACATTCCTAGTGAGCTAATGTCCCTCTTGGAGTTAACATCGTTGAATTTATCAAGAAATCAATTAAATGGAAGTATCCCAGAAAAGATCGGAAACATGAAAGAACTGATATCTTTAGATTTATCCGTAAACAAGCTTTCCGGGGAACTTCCCATGAGCTTGTCAAGTTTACATTTCTTGAGTAGCTTCAACGTGTCCTTCAACAATTTAACAGGAAGAATTCCAATAGGTACACAGCTTCAAAGCTTTGGTGTGTCTAGCTTCTTTGGCAACAAACTTTGTGGAGCTCCACTAAATGAAGCTAATGGTTGTGAACCAGTTGAAGCAGCAGCTCATACGACAGGAGAGAAAAAAGAAGACGATGGAGCAGATTGGGGGTTGATTATAAGCATAGTGGTTGGATTTGTTAGTGGATTCTGGATGATTATGGGTCCATTGATAGTGAGAAGATCATGGAGGATTGCATATTTCGGTTTTCTGAGTAAATTGAG AATTTGA